Proteins encoded together in one Vicinamibacteria bacterium window:
- a CDS encoding metal-sensitive transcriptional regulator translates to MQHAHHTGQLPRLRKIEGQVKGLARMVEEKRYCVELLTQLRAVRAALKRVEEGVLREHVEHCVALAMRSGNEAEQRTRVEELLEVLGRYSD, encoded by the coding sequence ATGCAGCACGCCCACCACACCGGCCAGCTCCCCCGCTTGCGGAAGATCGAGGGCCAGGTGAAGGGGCTCGCCCGCATGGTGGAGGAGAAGCGGTATTGCGTGGAGCTCCTGACCCAGCTCCGGGCTGTGCGGGCGGCGCTCAAGCGGGTGGAGGAGGGGGTGCTGCGCGAGCACGTGGAGCACTGCGTAGCCTTGGCCATGCGGAGCGGGAACGAGGCCGAGCAGCGGACGAGAGTGGAGGAGCTGCTCGAGGTCCTGGGCCGCTACTCGGACTAA